From the Gordonia bronchialis DSM 43247 genome, one window contains:
- a CDS encoding HNH endonuclease signature motif containing protein: MFTLTDPVADDTGVSSMVSDAVVDAAREMQQLARRAEARTVLLAYRIGHAVYQDMIADPSWNRTLGRRVRDMPDKAAIGQVSVRLGISRSTASRWITLGTHLQQLPAVRIAFLDGRHSLARTALMANALLLLDEDTRVGAEQLALTLSARPSADRVLREQLEELVIALDPDAAILARKDFAERHQNVVIGDDAHGHASIDATVPAEHGVYLTRRIADLIARHLCADDPRRIGVQRVAALAHLIGLPGGHLACTCGNTTCPATPAPDPTADDDDCADHCDDDTPTDTDEADTASSTPADADSDAGLDPTATNTTTDVDTSVDPAEAGVHTDTCSYPGSDAPEAPEGPAVEVADTPTACDLGEQTALIVVTDPAGIEVPYLRGHGPIDPDHAEDLISNSIAGQLLLPSGYSGLIVTGRDGPAPPIDPTGHGGYDLPPPGAGSQASGPIPPGAGSEASGPIPPGAGSEASGPIPPGALTYRPSRAVRERVISHDRTCRYPQCGRPSDECELDHLVKFDPRDPLTGGWSIFENLIPLCTPDHHRKHLGLWIPTMHTDRTITWRDPITGEIVITYPR; encoded by the coding sequence GGACGCGGCGCGGGAGATGCAGCAGTTGGCGCGGCGTGCTGAGGCCCGTACGGTGCTGCTGGCCTACCGGATCGGGCATGCGGTGTATCAGGACATGATCGCCGACCCGTCCTGGAACCGGACACTGGGCCGTCGGGTCCGCGATATGCCCGACAAAGCCGCCATCGGGCAGGTGTCGGTCCGGCTGGGGATCTCCCGCTCCACCGCAAGCCGGTGGATCACGCTGGGCACCCACCTGCAGCAGCTGCCCGCGGTGCGGATCGCGTTCCTCGACGGCCGGCATTCGTTGGCGCGTACCGCGTTGATGGCCAACGCCCTGTTGTTGCTCGATGAGGACACCCGGGTGGGTGCCGAACAGCTGGCGTTGACGCTCTCGGCGCGGCCGTCGGCGGATCGGGTGTTGCGTGAACAGCTCGAGGAACTCGTCATCGCGTTGGACCCTGACGCGGCGATCCTCGCGCGCAAAGACTTCGCCGAGCGTCACCAGAACGTCGTCATCGGCGATGACGCTCACGGGCATGCGAGCATCGATGCCACCGTGCCCGCCGAACACGGCGTGTATCTGACCCGCCGAATCGCCGACCTCATCGCCCGCCATCTCTGCGCCGACGATCCCCGCCGGATCGGTGTCCAACGCGTGGCTGCGCTGGCCCACCTCATCGGACTACCCGGCGGCCACCTGGCATGCACCTGCGGCAACACCACCTGCCCCGCCACCCCCGCCCCCGACCCCACCGCCGATGACGACGACTGCGCCGACCACTGCGACGACGACACGCCTACCGACACCGACGAGGCAGACACCGCCAGCAGCACACCAGCAGACGCCGACTCTGACGCGGGCCTCGACCCGACCGCCACGAACACCACAACCGACGTGGACACCTCGGTGGACCCGGCCGAGGCCGGCGTGCACACAGACACCTGCTCGTACCCGGGTAGCGACGCACCTGAGGCACCCGAGGGCCCCGCGGTGGAGGTGGCCGACACCCCCACCGCGTGCGATCTCGGTGAACAAACCGCACTGATCGTCGTCACCGACCCCGCCGGCATCGAGGTGCCCTACCTGCGTGGCCATGGGCCCATCGACCCCGACCACGCCGAGGACCTCATCTCCAACTCGATCGCCGGCCAACTGCTCCTCCCGTCGGGCTACTCCGGGCTCATCGTCACCGGACGAGACGGTCCCGCCCCACCCATCGACCCCACCGGGCACGGCGGCTACGACCTGCCACCACCGGGCGCCGGGAGCCAAGCGAGCGGGCCCATTCCACCGGGCGCCGGGAGCGAAGCGAGCGGGCCCATTCCACCGGGCGCCGGGAGCGAAGCGAGCGGGCCCATTCCACCGGGTGCGCTGACCTATCGTCCGAGTAGGGCGGTGCGGGAACGGGTGATCAGCCATGACCGCACCTGCCGCTACCCGCAGTGCGGGCGGCCGTCTGACGAATGCGAACTCGATCACCTGGTGAAGTTCGATCCCCGAGATCCGCTCACCGGGGGCTGGAGCATATTCGAGAACCTCATCCCGCTGTGCACCCCGGATCACCACCGCAAGCACCTCGGCCTCTGGATACCCACCATGCACACCGACCGCACCATCACCTGGCGAGACCCGATCACCGGGGAGATCGTCATCACCTACCCGCGATGA
- a CDS encoding SDR family oxidoreductase: MDPAGKVAIVTGGGGGIGGAIARELVARGARVVITDLDATTAAAVADALGDAATWTAGDASDAAHIDDAVALAESTFGPVSMYFANAGVGIGGGLDTPDDVWDLAFGVNLMGHVRAARRLVPDWVERGEGYFVSTASAAGLLTQLGNAPYSVTKHAAVGFAEWLSITHGDDGVRVSCLCPMGVDTALLRPKGGVAEEGQQMMQRAVETAGAVLTPEQVARDVLDAVAAEDFLILPHPEVLEMYRHKGADYPRWLRGMRRFQRSLRT, translated from the coding sequence ATGGACCCAGCAGGCAAGGTCGCCATCGTCACCGGCGGAGGCGGCGGGATCGGCGGGGCGATCGCGCGGGAGCTGGTGGCGCGCGGTGCCCGGGTGGTGATCACCGACCTCGACGCGACGACCGCCGCGGCCGTGGCCGACGCACTGGGCGACGCTGCGACGTGGACCGCCGGGGACGCGTCGGACGCCGCGCACATCGACGATGCCGTCGCCCTGGCCGAGTCGACGTTCGGGCCGGTGTCGATGTACTTCGCGAACGCCGGTGTCGGAATCGGCGGCGGACTCGACACGCCCGACGACGTATGGGATCTCGCCTTCGGCGTCAACCTCATGGGGCATGTACGTGCGGCGCGGCGGTTGGTGCCGGACTGGGTTGAACGCGGCGAGGGCTACTTCGTCAGCACCGCATCGGCCGCCGGGCTCCTCACCCAACTGGGCAATGCGCCCTATTCGGTCACCAAGCATGCCGCCGTCGGCTTCGCCGAGTGGCTGTCCATCACTCACGGCGACGACGGCGTCCGGGTCAGTTGCCTGTGCCCGATGGGCGTCGACACCGCCCTGCTGCGCCCGAAAGGTGGTGTGGCAGAAGAGGGTCAACAGATGATGCAGCGCGCCGTCGAGACCGCCGGTGCGGTGCTGACCCCCGAACAGGTCGCGCGTGACGTCCTCGACGCGGTGGCTGCCGAGGATTTCCTCATCCTCCCGCACCCCGAGGTCCTCGAGATGTACCGGCACAAGGGTGCCGATTACCCCCGCTGGCTGCGTGGCATGCGTCGCTTTCAGCGTTCGCTGCGAACGTAA
- a CDS encoding helix-turn-helix transcriptional regulator yields the protein MSGKWPLVERRVEFDAARGALTTRTPERCGVVLTGSAGVGKTTLARQVTQSLPNVRWVVGSESARAIPLGAFAPIVPPSTATDAVGYLSAARESLLDAGAVILGVDDAHLLDPLSATLLHQLAIDGDARIIATVRSGETVPDAVLSLWKDHYLERIELDAFTREQSIDLLEQMLGGPVEGLSVDLMWEASGGNALFLHHLVDGAREAGTLRRDAGIWQLRGNASITTEFATLLESRITSLPDGVNNALNLLSLCEPIEVDMLVDLAGEDEVEEAERRGLLRITEDGRQLVARFAHPLLGEVVRRRIGRLRGRRLRGQLANAIAARGRPRSGPGRIRLADLAIDGDSDADSRIMLDAARSALALSDVAAAERFARAAVEHGAGIDGLDLLSRSLLWQGRPDEVEATMAAIDPETLDEVGVLRWALTRLANFDFAQGDGHGGDDMLALLRARIHTPSLVLLVDAVASVRAMMAGELEAAAEQARRVLRDDAVIPAAAYWAAFAAQRSMALTGEFDEVAEIARHVDIPPSMDGLVRYSADFGELQALIYAGRLTDARTLAEGCAQFSSPGQYLAWGMVQTFVGVLEVAEGRYEHAVRSLRQATAALTSDVMSAWSFPARIALCTILAQLGRCDEAKQLAASVRSDLRPHVAVFEPFQRVAEAWIAAGEGQLSEAITIARAAAAVAASSCGRAIAAEALHASARLGDPDAADMLAELSTHVDGELIGIYTRHAAAVASKGAAALEDCSREFEELGARASAADAAAQASTALADGGERTAAVRAAGTAHRLAAECGGLVTPAMITMEDPLPLTVREREIANLVAAGLSNREIGERLSLSTRTVEGHVYRACMKVDVEDRAGLAARIRAR from the coding sequence GTGTCGGGTAAGTGGCCGTTGGTCGAGCGTCGGGTCGAATTCGACGCCGCCCGTGGCGCTCTGACCACGCGAACACCCGAGCGCTGCGGTGTGGTGCTCACCGGCTCGGCCGGCGTCGGGAAGACGACGCTGGCGCGTCAGGTGACGCAATCACTGCCGAACGTGCGGTGGGTCGTGGGAAGTGAATCGGCACGGGCCATCCCACTCGGTGCCTTCGCGCCGATCGTCCCGCCGTCGACGGCCACGGATGCCGTCGGATACCTGTCGGCGGCCCGGGAATCGCTCCTCGACGCGGGCGCGGTGATCCTCGGCGTCGACGACGCCCACCTGCTCGATCCGCTGTCGGCAACCTTGCTGCACCAGTTGGCGATCGACGGCGATGCCCGCATCATCGCCACCGTTCGCAGCGGCGAGACGGTACCCGATGCCGTGCTGTCACTGTGGAAGGACCACTATCTGGAGCGGATCGAGCTCGACGCGTTCACGCGGGAACAGAGCATCGATCTGCTGGAGCAGATGCTGGGCGGTCCGGTGGAGGGTCTCTCGGTGGATCTGATGTGGGAGGCCTCCGGCGGCAATGCGCTCTTTCTGCATCACCTCGTCGACGGCGCCCGCGAGGCCGGGACTCTCCGCCGGGACGCCGGAATCTGGCAGCTACGCGGAAATGCGTCCATCACAACAGAATTCGCCACACTGCTGGAGAGCCGCATCACATCGCTGCCCGATGGCGTGAATAACGCACTCAACCTGCTGAGCCTGTGTGAACCCATCGAGGTGGACATGCTCGTGGACCTCGCCGGTGAGGACGAGGTGGAGGAGGCCGAACGCCGCGGACTGCTCCGCATCACCGAGGACGGCCGTCAGCTGGTGGCCCGCTTCGCCCACCCGCTCCTCGGTGAGGTGGTACGCCGCCGCATCGGCCGCCTGCGTGGCCGGCGGTTGCGCGGGCAACTCGCGAACGCGATCGCCGCACGCGGCCGACCGAGATCAGGCCCCGGTCGAATCCGTTTGGCGGACTTGGCGATCGACGGCGACAGCGATGCTGACAGTCGAATCATGCTGGACGCTGCGCGCAGCGCGCTGGCCTTGTCGGATGTGGCGGCGGCCGAGCGGTTCGCCCGCGCCGCCGTCGAGCACGGTGCCGGGATCGACGGACTCGACCTCCTCTCGCGGTCGTTACTGTGGCAGGGTCGCCCCGACGAGGTCGAGGCGACCATGGCCGCGATCGACCCGGAGACGCTCGACGAGGTCGGGGTGCTGCGGTGGGCGCTCACCCGGCTCGCGAACTTCGACTTCGCCCAGGGGGACGGGCACGGTGGCGACGACATGCTGGCGCTGCTGCGCGCGCGGATCCATACGCCGTCATTGGTCCTGCTCGTCGACGCGGTGGCGTCGGTGCGCGCGATGATGGCCGGTGAGCTCGAAGCCGCCGCCGAACAGGCGAGGAGAGTGCTGCGTGACGACGCGGTGATCCCTGCCGCGGCCTATTGGGCGGCGTTCGCGGCGCAACGCTCGATGGCGCTCACCGGTGAGTTCGACGAGGTTGCCGAGATCGCTCGCCACGTGGACATCCCGCCGAGTATGGACGGCCTGGTCCGGTACTCGGCCGACTTCGGCGAGTTGCAGGCGTTGATCTACGCCGGTCGCCTCACCGACGCGCGAACTCTCGCCGAAGGATGCGCGCAGTTCTCCAGCCCCGGACAGTACCTGGCCTGGGGAATGGTGCAGACCTTCGTCGGAGTCCTGGAGGTGGCCGAGGGGCGATATGAACATGCCGTCCGAAGTCTGCGGCAGGCGACCGCCGCGCTGACGTCGGATGTCATGTCCGCGTGGAGTTTTCCGGCACGTATCGCGCTCTGCACGATCCTGGCGCAACTCGGCCGATGCGACGAGGCCAAGCAACTCGCGGCCAGTGTCCGCAGCGATCTGCGGCCGCACGTGGCCGTCTTCGAGCCGTTCCAGCGTGTGGCCGAGGCGTGGATAGCCGCGGGTGAGGGACAGCTCTCCGAAGCCATCACCATCGCCCGGGCGGCGGCGGCCGTCGCGGCGTCGAGCTGTGGCCGCGCCATCGCTGCCGAGGCCCTGCACGCGAGCGCCCGCCTCGGCGACCCCGACGCCGCCGATATGCTGGCCGAGCTGAGTACGCACGTCGACGGCGAGCTCATCGGGATCTACACCCGCCATGCAGCCGCGGTGGCATCGAAAGGTGCTGCGGCACTGGAGGACTGTTCGCGCGAGTTCGAAGAGCTGGGTGCGCGCGCGTCCGCGGCGGACGCCGCCGCCCAGGCCTCAACGGCCTTGGCCGACGGTGGCGAGCGGACCGCCGCCGTCCGCGCCG
- a CDS encoding SAM-dependent methyltransferase produces the protein MAPTDREIESIFRRVHQGLPREAPGSAETTALLVRMAGELPSDPTVFDVGCGTGSATILLAELTGGRVTAVDVHEPYLAEVSRRAAEAGVGDRVSVMRESMDALPVPNGSIDLLWAEGSAYVLGFAAALAAWRPLLSDTGVLVLTEAEFITPDPGEEAAAFWSAGYPAMRSTAQNVAAAQKRGWEVRAVYVLPDSDWDNYYAPLRARIAELEREGVDSEVLAMAGAEIGVRERCGGDYAYTGYVLRPRS, from the coding sequence ATGGCACCCACAGACCGCGAGATCGAGAGCATCTTCCGGCGTGTCCACCAGGGGCTCCCTCGAGAGGCACCCGGTTCCGCGGAGACCACCGCGTTGCTCGTGCGAATGGCAGGTGAGCTGCCTTCCGACCCCACGGTGTTCGACGTGGGCTGCGGAACCGGATCGGCGACGATCCTTCTCGCCGAGCTGACGGGCGGGCGGGTGACAGCGGTCGACGTGCACGAGCCGTACCTCGCCGAGGTGTCCCGGCGCGCCGCCGAAGCCGGGGTCGGCGACCGGGTGAGCGTGATGCGTGAGTCCATGGACGCGTTACCCGTCCCGAACGGTTCCATCGACCTGCTGTGGGCAGAGGGCTCGGCCTACGTTCTCGGGTTCGCCGCCGCACTGGCCGCCTGGCGCCCGCTGTTGTCCGACACCGGCGTGCTGGTTCTGACCGAAGCCGAGTTCATCACGCCGGATCCCGGGGAGGAGGCCGCTGCGTTCTGGTCTGCGGGCTATCCCGCGATGAGGTCGACGGCCCAGAACGTGGCCGCTGCACAGAAGAGGGGCTGGGAGGTCCGAGCCGTCTATGTGCTGCCGGACTCGGATTGGGACAACTACTACGCACCGCTGCGTGCCCGAATCGCCGAGCTCGAACGTGAAGGCGTCGATTCTGAGGTGCTCGCGATGGCCGGCGCGGAGATCGGTGTGCGCGAACGGTGTGGAGGCGACTACGCCTACACCGGCTACGTGTTGCGGCCCCGGTCGTAG